The Chloroflexota bacterium genome has a window encoding:
- a CDS encoding sugar ABC transporter permease, with amino-acid sequence MKERIRRALHPAHLFALPYVLTLVVFGIGPALYALVISFASFRSGTPQLFAAGLDNYVRAYTDFRFLPSFWRIGQFLAISVPLGVVGVMAISLLVHARHDRLGAGMRTLYFIPGAVAGPILALLAIFMFDPNISPFAPLLQALGLRSMGQIASGDRLPFVFSVMFFFAGAGGWIAIFYGAFNGISSEITEAATMDGCGPIRMGWSIKLPLVRPYIIYMFILTFAGNVQLFVEPQLLARAPGAAIGKYWSPNQLSYAFAFELGDFGGAAAISLVMLAIGLVAAILVIKTTSFFRTDATDE; translated from the coding sequence ATGAAAGAACGCATCCGGCGTGCCCTTCACCCCGCACATCTGTTTGCGCTGCCCTACGTGCTGACGCTCGTCGTGTTCGGCATCGGTCCGGCGCTGTATGCCCTCGTGATCAGCTTCGCCTCGTTCAGATCCGGGACGCCGCAGCTCTTCGCGGCAGGGCTGGACAACTACGTCCGGGCCTATACGGACTTCAGGTTCCTGCCCTCGTTCTGGCGCATCGGCCAGTTCCTGGCGATCTCAGTGCCCCTCGGGGTCGTCGGCGTGATGGCGATCTCGCTGCTGGTGCACGCGCGACACGATCGTCTCGGGGCTGGTATGCGCACCCTCTACTTCATCCCGGGCGCCGTCGCAGGGCCGATCCTCGCCCTGCTCGCCATCTTCATGTTCGACCCGAACATCAGCCCGTTCGCCCCCCTGCTGCAGGCGCTCGGCCTTCGGTCGATGGGGCAGATCGCGAGCGGCGATCGCCTCCCGTTCGTCTTCTCGGTCATGTTCTTCTTCGCCGGGGCCGGGGGATGGATCGCGATCTTCTACGGTGCGTTCAACGGCATCTCGAGCGAGATCACCGAGGCCGCGACCATGGACGGCTGCGGTCCCATACGGATGGGGTGGTCCATCAAGCTGCCGCTCGTCCGCCCGTACATCATCTACATGTTCATCCTCACCTTCGCGGGCAACGTCCAGCTGTTCGTGGAGCCGCAGCTCCTCGCGCGCGCACCAGGAGCTGCGATCGGCAAGTACTGGTCGCCGAACCAGCTCAGCTACGCATTCGCGTTCGAGCTCGGCGATTTTGGGGGCGCGGCCGCGATCTCCCTGGTGATGCTGGCGATCGGCCTGGTGGCCGCGATCCTGGTGATCAAGACGACCAGCTTCTTCCGCACCGACGCGACCGACGAATAG
- a CDS encoding helicase, producing the protein MINRPFPPVFATNRLDRGESVADEINRLLRGLREQLAVAPTVAIATAYLNAQGFELLADELERAPRVRLMIGAEPQQPEERLFARRPTDEELLEKAIADHEAGLRDERDLAGFTVARDAAERRIVAWLRMTDATGTPRVEVRRYTKGFLHGKAYIPENDLAGILAGSSNLTYAGLRLNKELNLGYETGTHKRLVRDWFEELWADAEPYDLAAMYEARFLLHDPWVVFLRMLVTMYGYPGDDDAGYEPVLRLTGFQRDGVARIRRIVDKWGGVLVADEVGLGKTFLAGELIAEATKRDRQRALVIVPAALKESTWKPFLDTWDLTSARVRVMSYDELRLASGDDLERLDEYALVVIDEAHNLRNPATARADVVRKLLSGAYPKQLVLMTATPVNNSLLDLHTLVGYFVKNDAAFASRGIPSLFRYIREAQAQDPETLSPAHLFALLDEVAVRRTRGFVKRHYAGSTIRNPAGRDVPIEFPTPRVERIDYELDAAGHELLDAVITALEPTDTDAEKWRPGQAPMPGRLTMARYMPSRYAITDKVEAVQVVNAGFLRSALLKRLESRPRALANTLGVLIDNHLDFLSGLANGKVLRGKALTAWGEAEDDTSIEEVLAALEEDGAESISELSDYHAAELRADVEADLLLIRELKAIAERVATGRDPKADKLLAKLSEIAEAASRPSRDGDLSEADRRKVIVFSAFADTIEDLHRRVKDTVERAPAGSPLAAYKDRIPEPVRGRKQGIDQTSRARILAGFAPATAGPLTAAGVPTAIDRYDILLTTDVLSEGVNLQQAGRILNYDLPWNPMRLVQRHGRIDRIGSRHREVHLGCFFPATNLDELLGLEETIQRKIAYAAVSIGIGDVIPGQRAKRIEVVLADNREQIEKLREERPELFESGGDSAALSGEEYRRRLAIALEDGLIRSRVEDLPMASGTGFRSTLATEHGWVFATEVGPDREARFAFVAATAFWGVRRDSAGAAEVDESPLRCLSDADPGDRSTYAELPAPAYDGVFDAWPEARAAIWRSWMRLTDPANLQPDVRGVLRRAADLVRDGTSGLSMNERTRVAVALAQRWPLRISREVGWILEDEHAPIASRIETLRALVDAEGLQAPPPPTPLPLITEDDIRLAAWMAIIPARDSRR; encoded by the coding sequence ATGATCAACCGCCCGTTTCCTCCGGTCTTCGCGACGAACCGTCTCGATCGGGGCGAGAGCGTCGCGGACGAGATCAACCGGCTCTTGCGCGGCCTGCGCGAACAGCTCGCGGTCGCGCCGACGGTCGCGATCGCGACCGCCTACCTCAACGCTCAGGGCTTCGAGCTGCTCGCGGACGAGCTTGAGCGGGCGCCTCGCGTCCGGCTGATGATCGGGGCCGAGCCACAGCAACCGGAAGAGCGCCTCTTCGCCCGGCGCCCGACCGACGAGGAGCTGCTCGAGAAGGCGATCGCAGACCACGAGGCGGGCCTGCGTGACGAACGCGACCTCGCCGGGTTCACCGTCGCGCGGGATGCCGCCGAGCGTCGCATCGTCGCCTGGCTGCGCATGACCGACGCGACGGGCACGCCGCGGGTCGAGGTCCGGCGCTACACAAAGGGCTTCCTCCACGGCAAGGCCTACATCCCCGAGAACGACCTCGCGGGCATCCTGGCTGGCTCGTCGAACCTGACCTACGCCGGGCTGCGCCTCAACAAAGAGCTCAATCTCGGCTACGAGACCGGCACCCACAAGCGCCTCGTCCGCGACTGGTTCGAGGAGCTCTGGGCGGATGCCGAGCCCTACGACCTCGCGGCGATGTACGAGGCCCGGTTCCTGCTCCACGACCCGTGGGTCGTGTTCCTCCGGATGCTTGTCACGATGTACGGGTACCCCGGCGACGACGATGCGGGATACGAGCCCGTCCTGCGGCTGACCGGTTTCCAGCGCGATGGAGTCGCCCGCATCCGGCGCATCGTCGACAAGTGGGGCGGGGTCCTTGTCGCCGACGAGGTCGGGCTCGGCAAGACGTTCCTCGCCGGCGAGCTCATCGCGGAGGCAACGAAGCGCGATCGCCAGCGTGCGCTCGTCATCGTCCCGGCTGCCCTCAAGGAGTCCACCTGGAAGCCATTTCTGGACACATGGGACCTGACCTCGGCCCGCGTCCGGGTGATGAGCTACGACGAACTGCGCCTCGCGAGCGGCGACGACCTCGAACGGCTCGACGAGTACGCGCTGGTCGTGATCGACGAGGCGCACAACCTGCGAAACCCCGCCACCGCCAGGGCAGACGTGGTCCGCAAGCTTCTCTCGGGCGCATATCCCAAGCAGCTCGTCCTCATGACCGCGACCCCGGTCAACAACTCGCTCCTGGACCTGCACACGCTCGTCGGTTACTTCGTCAAGAACGACGCGGCGTTCGCGAGCCGCGGGATCCCGAGCCTGTTCCGGTACATCCGGGAGGCGCAGGCCCAGGACCCGGAGACGCTTTCGCCGGCGCACCTGTTCGCACTTCTCGACGAGGTTGCCGTCCGGCGAACTCGGGGCTTCGTCAAGCGCCACTACGCGGGCTCGACGATCCGCAACCCGGCCGGCCGCGACGTCCCGATCGAGTTCCCGACCCCGCGCGTCGAGCGCATCGACTATGAGCTCGACGCCGCCGGCCACGAGCTCCTCGACGCGGTGATCACCGCCCTCGAGCCCACCGACACCGACGCGGAGAAGTGGCGGCCCGGACAGGCGCCGATGCCCGGCCGCCTCACGATGGCCCGCTACATGCCGAGCCGCTACGCGATCACGGATAAGGTCGAGGCCGTTCAGGTGGTGAATGCGGGCTTCCTCCGGTCCGCGTTGCTAAAGCGGCTCGAGTCGAGACCACGTGCCTTGGCGAACACGCTGGGCGTCCTCATAGACAACCACCTGGACTTCTTGAGCGGGCTCGCGAACGGCAAGGTCCTGCGCGGGAAGGCGCTGACGGCATGGGGCGAAGCCGAAGACGACACCTCGATCGAGGAAGTGCTCGCCGCCCTCGAGGAAGACGGCGCTGAATCCATCAGCGAGCTGAGCGATTACCACGCAGCAGAGCTTCGCGCGGACGTCGAGGCGGACTTGCTCCTCATCCGCGAACTCAAGGCGATCGCCGAGCGTGTCGCGACCGGGCGCGACCCGAAGGCCGACAAGCTGCTGGCCAAGCTCTCGGAGATCGCCGAGGCGGCAAGCCGTCCGTCCCGCGACGGAGACCTGTCGGAGGCCGACCGCCGGAAGGTCATCGTGTTCTCCGCGTTCGCGGATACGATCGAGGACCTCCACCGCCGCGTGAAGGACACCGTTGAGCGCGCTCCTGCGGGGTCACCGCTCGCGGCGTACAAGGACCGGATCCCGGAGCCGGTCCGCGGCCGGAAGCAGGGCATCGACCAGACGTCCCGGGCACGCATCCTCGCGGGCTTCGCTCCCGCGACGGCGGGGCCGCTCACGGCCGCGGGCGTTCCAACCGCGATCGACCGCTACGACATCCTGCTCACCACGGACGTCCTGTCGGAGGGCGTGAACCTCCAGCAGGCCGGGCGCATCCTCAACTACGACCTGCCCTGGAATCCGATGCGGCTGGTGCAGCGACACGGCCGGATCGACCGGATCGGCAGCCGTCATCGCGAGGTCCACCTCGGGTGCTTCTTCCCGGCGACCAACCTCGACGAGCTGCTCGGGCTCGAGGAGACGATCCAGCGGAAGATCGCCTACGCCGCCGTCTCGATCGGCATCGGTGACGTCATTCCGGGCCAGCGCGCGAAGCGGATCGAGGTCGTCCTGGCCGACAACCGCGAGCAGATCGAGAAACTCCGCGAAGAGCGACCCGAGCTGTTCGAGTCCGGAGGCGATTCCGCCGCGTTGTCCGGGGAGGAGTACCGGCGGCGGCTGGCGATCGCGCTCGAGGACGGGCTTATCCGCAGCAGGGTCGAGGACCTGCCGATGGCCTCCGGCACCGGCTTCCGGTCGACGCTGGCAACGGAGCACGGCTGGGTGTTCGCCACCGAGGTGGGTCCCGATCGAGAGGCGCGGTTTGCGTTCGTGGCGGCAACGGCGTTCTGGGGCGTCCGGCGTGACAGCGCCGGCGCCGCTGAGGTCGACGAGAGCCCGCTGCGATGCCTCAGTGACGCCGATCCGGGCGACCGATCGACCTACGCCGAACTTCCGGCACCCGCGTATGACGGAGTGTTCGATGCCTGGCCGGAGGCGCGCGCGGCCATCTGGCGCTCGTGGATGCGCCTGACCGATCCCGCGAACCTCCAGCCCGACGTCCGCGGCGTTCTGCGGCGCGCGGCCGACCTCGTTCGAGACGGCACGTCGGGCCTCAGCATGAACGAGCGAACCCGTGTCGCCGTCGCCCTGGCCCAGCGGTGGCCGCTCCGCATCTCGAGAGAGGTCGGGTGGATCCTCGAGGACGAGCACGCCCCGATCGCCTCGCGCATCGAGACTCTCCGGGCGCTCGTCGACGCCGAGGGTCTCCAGGCGCCTCCGCCGCCCACGCCGCTCCCGCTCATCACCGAGGACGACATCCGGCTGGCAGCATGGATGGCGATCATCCCGGCCCGAGATAGCCGGAGATGA
- a CDS encoding ribbon-helix-helix protein, CopG family has product MKVSVSLPGEDVHFLDEYAKEQGLESRSAAVHRAVRLLRTAELSGSYEGAWEEWAVEGGASLWETTTGDGLGS; this is encoded by the coding sequence ATGAAGGTCAGTGTGAGCCTGCCCGGCGAGGACGTCCACTTCCTCGACGAATACGCGAAGGAACAGGGGCTTGAATCTCGATCGGCCGCCGTCCATCGAGCCGTGCGCCTCCTTCGCACGGCAGAACTGAGCGGCTCCTACGAAGGGGCGTGGGAGGAGTGGGCAGTTGAGGGCGGGGCCAGCCTCTGGGAGACGACCACCGGCGACGGACTTGGGTCATGA
- a CDS encoding type II toxin-antitoxin system PemK/MazF family toxin, whose product MMRRGSIHSVDLDPARGSEANKRRPAVIVSNDAANATAERLGRGVITVVPVTSNGERVYPFQVLLPAAETGLADDSKAQAEQVRSIAVERVGDRLGAVPNAIMIDIDEALRLHLAL is encoded by the coding sequence ATGATGCGCCGCGGCTCCATCCATTCCGTGGACCTCGATCCCGCCCGCGGCTCCGAGGCGAACAAGCGGCGGCCGGCGGTCATCGTCAGCAACGACGCAGCCAACGCGACGGCCGAACGGCTGGGTCGCGGCGTCATCACCGTTGTTCCCGTGACGTCGAATGGCGAACGGGTCTACCCGTTCCAGGTTCTGCTTCCAGCCGCGGAGACAGGGCTCGCCGACGACTCCAAGGCGCAGGCGGAGCAGGTCAGATCGATCGCCGTCGAGCGGGTGGGTGACCGGCTGGGTGCCGTTCCCAACGCGATCATGATCGACATCGACGAAGCGCTGCGCCTGCATCTTGCCCTGTGA
- a CDS encoding type II toxin-antitoxin system Phd/YefM family antitoxin, whose amino-acid sequence MKSIPISDLRKRVADVIDDVQSTEEPTVVLQRSRKAAYIVNPERYERDQAELSALRRTIFLAEVREAEAEHQAGEASRFDDVEQLLNELRS is encoded by the coding sequence ATGAAGAGCATTCCGATCAGCGATCTGCGGAAGCGGGTGGCCGACGTCATCGACGACGTCCAGTCGACCGAGGAGCCGACGGTCGTCCTGCAGCGCTCGCGGAAAGCGGCGTACATCGTGAACCCCGAGCGATATGAACGTGATCAAGCCGAATTGAGCGCGCTTCGCCGGACGATCTTCCTGGCCGAGGTCCGCGAGGCAGAGGCTGAGCATCAGGCCGGCGAGGCGTCACGTTTCGACGACGTCGAGCAGCTGCTCAACGAGCTACGGAGCTGA
- a CDS encoding carbohydrate ABC transporter permease, whose amino-acid sequence MSQAVRSTSNTRARRAPSVAGLIRVGLLVICALFFGVPLVWLTLAPSKLNNEITNLPPLAFGVFDNYGRALGNLLSYNHGQILTWVGNSVWYTVASVVLGQVIAIPAGYALATARFRGRRPILWLTLITLIVPTSALVLPLFLELNVVGLVGSPWSVILPEAFFPFGVYLAYVFYATALPKDLLAAGRTDGASEWQLFRYVCLPLSGTLIGLLTFLSFVANWNNYFLPYVMLSDDKSYTLAVGLQALVVGTPMVAPNNSGTDTLLKRPEGALIGLLMVLPLALVFVAAQRYVVRGALTGSIKE is encoded by the coding sequence ATGAGCCAGGCAGTTCGCAGCACGTCCAACACCCGCGCACGCCGAGCCCCGTCGGTCGCAGGGTTGATCCGGGTCGGCCTCCTCGTCATCTGTGCCCTGTTCTTCGGCGTACCGCTCGTCTGGCTCACCCTTGCGCCCAGCAAGCTCAACAACGAGATCACAAACCTGCCGCCGCTGGCGTTCGGCGTGTTCGACAACTACGGGCGCGCCCTGGGGAACCTACTGAGCTACAATCACGGTCAGATCCTCACCTGGGTCGGGAACTCCGTGTGGTACACGGTCGCGTCTGTGGTGCTCGGCCAGGTGATCGCGATCCCGGCCGGCTACGCGCTCGCCACGGCCAGGTTCCGCGGACGGCGCCCGATCCTCTGGCTCACCCTGATCACCCTAATCGTCCCGACTTCCGCCCTCGTGCTGCCGCTCTTCCTCGAGCTGAACGTCGTCGGGCTCGTGGGCAGCCCGTGGTCGGTGATCCTGCCCGAGGCCTTCTTCCCGTTCGGCGTCTACCTCGCGTACGTGTTCTACGCGACGGCGCTGCCCAAGGATCTGCTGGCGGCCGGGCGAACGGACGGCGCTTCTGAATGGCAGCTCTTCCGGTACGTGTGCCTGCCGCTCTCGGGCACGCTGATCGGCCTGCTGACGTTCCTCAGCTTCGTCGCGAACTGGAACAACTACTTCCTGCCCTACGTGATGCTGAGCGACGACAAGTCCTACACGCTCGCGGTCGGCCTGCAGGCGCTGGTGGTGGGGACGCCGATGGTTGCCCCGAACAACTCTGGGACGGACACCCTCCTGAAGCGACCCGAGGGGGCGCTCATCGGGCTCCTCATGGTGCTGCCCCTGGCGCTGGTCTTCGTCGCGGCTCAGCGCTACGTCGTGCGAGGAGCGCTCACCGGCTCGATCAAGGAGTAG
- a CDS encoding LLM class flavin-dependent oxidoreductase — MVPQGWTGKYDGWPPASAWQQTVEVAKQAEQLGFESIWMFDHFTTVPEPTNEITFECFSSLGALTSVTTRVRLGQIVTCTAYRNPALTAKMISTMDVISGGRIDLGIGAGWKRDEYVSFGYPYPETRERLAMLADHLEVISRLGALYGFLSIVIGISVGCCSPLLPCSVSFMSCS; from the coding sequence ATCGTGCCGCAGGGCTGGACCGGCAAATACGACGGCTGGCCACCCGCCTCGGCATGGCAACAAACGGTCGAGGTCGCCAAACAGGCCGAGCAACTCGGCTTCGAATCGATCTGGATGTTCGATCACTTCACAACCGTGCCAGAGCCGACCAACGAGATCACCTTCGAGTGCTTCTCGTCCCTCGGTGCACTCACTTCGGTCACCACGCGCGTCCGGCTGGGCCAGATCGTGACCTGCACGGCGTATCGAAATCCGGCCCTCACGGCCAAGATGATCAGCACGATGGACGTGATCAGCGGGGGTCGGATTGATCTTGGAATCGGCGCCGGATGGAAGCGCGACGAGTACGTCTCCTTCGGCTACCCGTACCCCGAGACCCGCGAGAGGTTGGCCATGCTCGCCGACCACCTAGAAGTCATCAGCCGCTTAGGAGCCTTGTACGGCTTCTTGTCGATCGTGATCGGGATCTCGGTCGGATGCTGCTCGCCGCTCTTACCGTGCTCGGTGTCGTTCATGTCCTGCTCCTAA
- a CDS encoding PIN domain-containing protein, giving the protein MPDKPVVTIDTSPWIALLAKEVDRAEHVLRLLEQAERGEIKVFVSTVTITETVKGPAAGDPLLTDEQESVLVDYMDNPFITLVSVDPVVAARARDLRRHVRWLKTPDAMILATALVTGSETLYTYDQTDLVRLNGSADVGGLRIVIPPVDYQLAFLAPTDAPPRLT; this is encoded by the coding sequence ATGCCTGACAAGCCCGTGGTCACCATCGACACGAGCCCGTGGATCGCGCTCCTGGCTAAGGAGGTGGACCGCGCCGAACACGTCCTTCGGTTGCTCGAGCAGGCCGAGCGCGGCGAGATCAAGGTGTTCGTCTCTACGGTCACGATCACCGAGACGGTGAAGGGCCCGGCGGCAGGCGATCCGCTGCTGACGGACGAGCAGGAGAGCGTCCTCGTCGATTACATGGACAACCCGTTCATCACGCTCGTCTCCGTTGATCCGGTCGTCGCCGCGCGAGCTCGTGACCTGCGCCGGCATGTCCGGTGGCTGAAGACACCGGACGCCATGATCCTCGCGACGGCCCTCGTGACGGGATCCGAGACCCTGTACACGTACGACCAGACGGACCTGGTGCGCTTGAACGGGTCGGCCGACGTCGGCGGCCTTCGGATCGTCATTCCACCCGTCGACTATCAGCTCGCCTTTCTCGCGCCCACCGACGCGCCACCGCGGTTGACCTGA
- a CDS encoding HAMP domain-containing protein codes for MIPGDTPTDRIDTLGDRLDALDDRIDALDTLEDRSERIGSRLALRTRLTIALIGASVLPLAIFGLFLVVASRLPDPVSTIPRLLLLAVVFAALIAVLASYLLATGLTAPLRAIASAVDRVKSGDLSTRIVVEGDDELARLAESHNLLTAALERRNRELGRILAGIVHGSPRAGVDWLVGSASNDAREAFGLIDAEIHLVDPATVPVEERVPADPLPVRAELRAGDEKLGVLVGHLPATRTWERADQDLLEVFAAEVGASLRNAELFARVEAQNVQLLELDAAKDDFLRGVSHNLQTPLTSIRAYADQLAAKNPDRRLEIIGEQADRLSRMVRQLLTVTRLDSGALRPQVEVVALGSRVRRAWEALAADDVPFTIDDRSDGWLAVTDVDQLDQVLWALLDNAVKYGARGPVQVELDLEPAAGDAPLDPGSPGARPGIGVVEGRLRLTIADHGPGVAEADRRRLFARFVRGNSQQAEDGSGLGLYVSRELCRAMAGDLVLEPAVPGRGAAFSIWLPAESGHEG; via the coding sequence ATGATCCCCGGCGACACCCCCACGGATCGCATCGACACCCTCGGGGATCGGCTCGACGCCCTCGACGATCGCATCGACGCCCTCGACACCCTGGAGGATCGGTCCGAGCGGATCGGCTCGCGGCTCGCGCTCCGGACCCGGCTGACCATCGCCCTCATCGGTGCCTCGGTCCTCCCGCTGGCGATCTTCGGCCTGTTCCTCGTGGTGGCTTCGCGGTTGCCGGACCCGGTCTCGACGATCCCGCGCCTCCTCCTCCTCGCCGTCGTGTTCGCGGCGCTCATCGCCGTCCTCGCCTCGTACCTCCTCGCGACCGGTCTCACCGCCCCCCTCCGGGCGATCGCATCCGCCGTGGACCGGGTCAAGTCCGGCGATCTCTCGACTCGCATCGTCGTCGAGGGCGACGACGAGCTCGCCCGCCTCGCGGAGAGCCACAACCTCCTCACCGCAGCGCTCGAGCGGCGGAACCGTGAGCTCGGGCGGATCCTCGCCGGCATCGTCCACGGCTCGCCCAGGGCGGGCGTCGACTGGCTCGTCGGTTCGGCCTCCAACGATGCCCGGGAGGCCTTCGGCCTCATCGACGCGGAGATCCACCTCGTCGATCCGGCGACCGTGCCGGTCGAGGAGCGCGTGCCCGCCGATCCGCTGCCGGTCCGCGCGGAGCTTCGAGCGGGCGACGAGAAGCTCGGTGTCCTCGTCGGCCACCTGCCGGCGACGCGGACCTGGGAACGGGCCGACCAGGATCTCCTCGAGGTGTTCGCCGCCGAGGTGGGCGCCTCCCTGCGGAACGCCGAGCTGTTCGCCCGCGTCGAAGCCCAGAACGTCCAGCTCCTCGAGCTCGATGCGGCGAAGGACGACTTCCTCCGGGGCGTGAGTCACAACCTCCAGACACCGCTCACGAGCATCCGGGCCTACGCCGATCAGCTCGCCGCCAAGAACCCGGATCGGCGCCTGGAGATCATCGGCGAGCAGGCCGATCGACTCTCGCGGATGGTCCGCCAGCTCCTCACCGTGACCCGCCTCGACTCCGGAGCACTGCGGCCGCAGGTGGAGGTGGTGGCGCTCGGGTCCCGAGTCCGGCGGGCCTGGGAGGCGCTCGCCGCGGACGACGTGCCGTTCACCATCGACGATCGAAGTGATGGATGGCTCGCGGTGACGGACGTCGATCAGCTCGACCAGGTCCTCTGGGCGCTCCTCGACAACGCCGTGAAGTATGGCGCGCGGGGACCGGTTCAGGTCGAGCTCGACCTGGAGCCCGCCGCGGGCGACGCACCGCTCGACCCGGGCTCGCCAGGGGCGCGCCCGGGCATCGGAGTGGTCGAGGGTCGGCTCCGCCTGACGATCGCCGACCACGGGCCGGGCGTGGCGGAGGCGGACCGCCGGCGCCTGTTCGCCCGCTTCGTGCGCGGCAACTCCCAGCAGGCGGAGGACGGCAGCGGCCTCGGCCTCTACGTCTCCCGCGAACTGTGTCGCGCCATGGCGGGCGACCTCGTTCTCGAGCCTGCGGTCCCCGGCCGCGGCGCGGCGTTCAGCATCTGGCTCCCCGCTGAATCGGGCCACGAGGGATAG
- a CDS encoding carbon-nitrogen hydrolase family protein — MTRLRVALVQLDAGAEADTNVATAAALTNEAAAGGAQLVALPEYLQFRGPDAGFRASARPVPGPFTAPFTEVARSRGCWILVGSLAETSADPDRPYNTSVLIAPDGSIAATYRKVHLFDVAVEAGPVDTESSRVSPGDRVVTADVDGVRLGLTICYDVRFPELYRTLALAGAEVFTVPANFTERTGRDHWEVLLRARAIENGAYVLAPAQINGPPGAPAYGRTMVVDPWGTIVAQAPDRVGIVTAQLDTDRVASVRRQIPVLANRRPEAYR, encoded by the coding sequence ATGACCCGCCTTCGCGTCGCCCTGGTCCAGCTCGATGCCGGCGCCGAGGCCGACACGAACGTCGCGACCGCCGCCGCGCTCACGAACGAAGCCGCAGCCGGCGGCGCGCAGCTCGTCGCGCTGCCGGAGTACCTCCAGTTCCGCGGCCCGGATGCGGGCTTTCGCGCTTCGGCCCGTCCGGTCCCAGGCCCGTTCACTGCGCCATTCACCGAGGTCGCGCGGAGTCGAGGCTGCTGGATCCTCGTCGGATCGCTCGCCGAGACGAGTGCGGATCCGGATCGCCCGTACAACACGAGCGTCCTCATCGCGCCGGACGGTTCGATCGCCGCGACGTATCGCAAGGTCCACCTGTTCGATGTCGCGGTGGAGGCGGGGCCCGTCGACACCGAGTCTTCCCGGGTGAGCCCCGGCGACCGGGTGGTGACTGCCGACGTCGACGGTGTGAGACTCGGTCTCACGATCTGTTATGACGTTCGCTTCCCGGAGCTCTACCGGACGCTCGCACTGGCCGGCGCCGAGGTCTTCACTGTCCCGGCGAACTTCACCGAGCGGACCGGCCGCGACCATTGGGAGGTCCTCCTCCGGGCTCGTGCGATCGAGAACGGCGCGTACGTTCTCGCGCCTGCGCAGATCAACGGTCCGCCGGGAGCGCCCGCCTACGGCCGGACGATGGTCGTGGACCCGTGGGGCACGATCGTCGCCCAGGCACCGGACCGCGTCGGCATCGTCACCGCGCAGCTCGACACGGATCGCGTCGCGTCGGTCCGCCGACAGATCCCCGTCCTCGCGAACCGCCGGCCGGAGGCGTATCGCTGA